A genomic region of Limnohabitans curvus contains the following coding sequences:
- a CDS encoding pilin, with the protein MKHTLQRGFTLIELMIVVAIIGVLASVALPAYQDYMVRARVSEGLGLASAAKTNVLDVVNSGNIATVASGYKAGYTWSGATKNISSIDIASSTGVITITTTAAAGGGSLLLVPYTKNGTTDSALPAPTTTNGVVDGVVQWKCLAKGADAFVGVSVPADALQKKYVPSDCK; encoded by the coding sequence ATGAAACACACCCTGCAACGCGGCTTCACCTTGATCGAACTCATGATCGTGGTGGCCATCATTGGCGTTTTGGCTTCAGTGGCCTTGCCCGCATACCAAGACTACATGGTCCGCGCACGCGTGAGCGAAGGTTTGGGGCTGGCATCTGCTGCCAAGACGAATGTGCTCGATGTGGTCAACAGCGGCAACATCGCGACAGTCGCCAGCGGCTACAAAGCAGGCTACACCTGGTCGGGTGCCACCAAGAACATCAGCAGCATTGACATTGCGTCGAGCACAGGCGTCATCACCATCACCACCACGGCGGCAGCCGGTGGCGGTAGTTTGTTGCTGGTGCCGTACACCAAAAATGGCACGACTGACTCAGCCTTACCGGCCCCGACGACGACCAATGGGGTGGTCGATGGGGTGGTGCAGTGGAAGTGTTTGGCCAAAGGTGCGGATGCATTCGTGGGCGTGTCAGTGCCTGCCGATGCGTTGCAGAAAAAGTACGTGCCCAGTGACTGCAAATAA
- the sucC gene encoding ADP-forming succinate--CoA ligase subunit beta: protein MKIHEYQGKEILRQFGVPVPRGIPAFTVQEAVEAAQKLGGPVWVVKAQIHAGGRGKGGGVKVAKTIEDVKRISGEILGMQLKTHQTGPEGQKVRRLYIEDGADINKEYYVSVVTDRATQKIAFIASSEGGMDIEEVAHSTPEKIITEFIDPLTGLGDAQAKKIADAIGMPADSTAQAVDIFKKLYQCYMETDASLVEINPLNRDSKGNVMALDAKFNFDANALFRHPEIVAYRDLDEEDPAEVEASKFDLAYISLDGNIGCLVNGAGLAMATMDTIKLFGGEPANFLDVGGGATAEKVTEAFKIMLKNPNVKGILVNIFGGIMKCDTIASGVITACKAVNLSVPLVVRMKGTNDELGKKMLAESGLPIISADTMAEAATSIVAAVK from the coding sequence ATGAAGATTCACGAGTACCAAGGCAAGGAAATCTTGCGTCAATTTGGTGTGCCAGTGCCACGCGGTATCCCCGCGTTCACGGTGCAAGAAGCGGTGGAAGCCGCGCAAAAGTTGGGCGGCCCAGTTTGGGTTGTGAAGGCCCAAATTCACGCGGGTGGCCGCGGCAAGGGCGGCGGCGTCAAAGTGGCTAAGACCATCGAAGACGTCAAACGCATCTCTGGCGAAATTTTGGGCATGCAGCTCAAGACCCACCAAACGGGCCCAGAAGGTCAAAAAGTCCGTCGTCTCTACATCGAAGACGGCGCTGACATCAACAAAGAATATTACGTGTCAGTTGTGACTGACCGTGCAACGCAAAAGATTGCTTTCATCGCTTCCAGCGAAGGCGGCATGGACATTGAAGAAGTTGCCCACAGCACCCCAGAAAAAATCATCACCGAGTTCATCGACCCGTTGACTGGTTTGGGCGATGCACAAGCCAAGAAGATCGCAGACGCCATCGGCATGCCTGCTGACTCCACCGCACAAGCCGTGGACATCTTCAAGAAGCTGTACCAGTGCTACATGGAAACTGACGCATCTTTGGTGGAAATCAACCCACTGAACCGCGACAGCAAAGGCAATGTGATGGCTTTGGATGCGAAGTTCAACTTCGATGCCAACGCTTTGTTCCGTCACCCAGAAATCGTGGCTTACCGCGATTTGGACGAAGAAGATCCTGCTGAAGTGGAAGCTTCTAAGTTCGACTTGGCCTACATCTCGTTGGACGGCAACATCGGTTGCTTGGTCAACGGTGCTGGCTTGGCCATGGCCACCATGGACACCATCAAGTTGTTCGGCGGCGAGCCAGCCAACTTCTTGGACGTGGGCGGCGGCGCAACTGCCGAGAAGGTCACTGAAGCTTTCAAGATCATGTTGAAGAACCCCAATGTCAAAGGCATTTTGGTCAACATCTTCGGCGGCATCATGAAGTGCGACACCATCGCCAGCGGCGTGATCACAGCTTGTAAAGCCGTGAACTTGTCAGTGCCATTGGTGGTGCGCATGAAAGGCACCAACGACGAGCTGGGCAAGAAAATGTTGGCCGAATCAGGTCTGCCAATCATCTCTGCCGACACCATGGCCGAAGCCGCAACGTCTATCGTTGCAGCCGTGAAGTAA
- the sucD gene encoding succinate--CoA ligase subunit alpha → MSIYINKNTKVITQGITGKTGQFHTEKCIEYANGKNCFVAGVNPKKAGEKIFDVPIFASVKEAAQNTGATVSVIYVPPAGAAAAIWEAVEADLDLAICITEGIPVRDMLEVRNKMKAKEAAGGKKTLLLGPNCPGLITPDEIKIGIMPGHIHRKGRIGVVSRSGTLTYEAVAMLTEVGLGQSSAVGIGGDPINGLKHIDVMKAFNDDPDTDAVIMIGEIGGPDEAEAAMWCKANMKKPVVGFIAGVTAPPGKRMGHAGALISGGADTADAKLAIMEECGFIVTRNPSELGKLLKAQLK, encoded by the coding sequence ATGTCCATCTACATCAATAAAAACACCAAGGTCATCACCCAAGGTATCACCGGTAAAACCGGTCAGTTCCACACTGAAAAGTGCATCGAATACGCAAACGGTAAAAACTGTTTCGTCGCGGGTGTGAACCCCAAGAAAGCCGGCGAAAAGATTTTTGACGTGCCAATCTTTGCATCCGTCAAAGAAGCTGCTCAAAACACAGGTGCCACCGTGTCTGTGATCTACGTGCCACCAGCAGGCGCAGCTGCCGCCATCTGGGAAGCTGTGGAAGCTGACCTCGACTTGGCCATCTGTATCACCGAAGGCATCCCCGTCCGTGACATGCTTGAAGTTCGTAACAAGATGAAAGCCAAGGAAGCTGCTGGCGGCAAGAAAACCTTGTTGCTCGGCCCTAACTGCCCTGGTTTGATCACGCCTGACGAAATCAAGATCGGCATCATGCCCGGTCACATCCACCGCAAAGGTCGTATCGGCGTTGTGTCTCGTTCGGGCACATTGACGTACGAAGCCGTGGCGATGTTGACCGAAGTGGGCTTGGGCCAATCCAGCGCCGTCGGTATCGGTGGTGACCCCATCAACGGTTTGAAGCACATCGACGTGATGAAGGCTTTCAACGACGATCCAGACACCGACGCCGTCATCATGATCGGTGAAATCGGTGGTCCAGACGAAGCCGAAGCCGCCATGTGGTGCAAGGCCAACATGAAGAAGCCCGTGGTTGGCTTCATCGCTGGTGTGACTGCCCCTCCCGGCAAGCGCATGGGCCATGCAGGTGCTTTGATCTCTGGCGGTGCAGATACTGCAGATGCCAAGCTCGCCATCATGGAAGAGTGCGGCTTCATCGTCACACGCAACCCCTCTGAATTGGGCAAATTGCTCAAAGCTCAGTTGAAGTAA